A genome region from Hoplias malabaricus isolate fHopMal1 chromosome 8, fHopMal1.hap1, whole genome shotgun sequence includes the following:
- the nkx3.3 gene encoding NK3 homeobox 3 encodes MANYCTSFSIHHILSEGLRSTTGLELSGEYVTNRFTGLEKAGRGNCAQDRDEDEGERRNHRNRSAHHCLLDAERSPDRQSCEEEFTEDCSHTERQQGLEMPDTDGEKGDSCHFSAHAPKAGKKRSRAAFSHAQVCELERRFHAQRYLSGPERAHLAEALKLTETQVKIWFQNRRYKTKRRQIAAELATSSTAALVKRAAVRVLVKDDQRQYRAEDLHSGPNILPLYQHYQYCPYIYCVQPWVNRGLY; translated from the exons ATGGCAAACTACTGCACATCGTTCTCCATTCACCACATCCTGAGCGAAGGGCTCCGCTCCACCACGGGTCTCGAACTGTCCGGGGAATATGTCACTAACAGGTTTACGGGTCTGGAGAAGGCAGGAAGAGGGAACTGTGCACAGGACAGGGACGAGGATGAGGGGGAGAGGAGAAACCACAGAAACAGGAGCGCTCACCACTGTCTGCTTGATGCTGAAAGATCTCCAGACAGACAGTCCTGTGAAGAGGAGTTTACGGAAGACTGCTCCCACACTGAGAGACAGCAGG GTCTCGAAATGCCGGACACAGACGGAGAGAAAGGGGACAGTTGTCATTTCTCGGCACATGCTCCTAAAGCGGGTAAGAAACGGTCTCGTGCGGCGTTCTCTCACGCGCAAGTGTGTGAGCTTGAGCGGCGCTTTCACGCGCAGCGCTACCTGTCCGGCCCCGAGCGCGCGCACCTGGCCGAAGCGCTGAAACTCACCGAGACTCAGGTGAAGATCTGGTTCCAGAACCGGAGGTACAAAACCAAGCGGCGGCAGATAGCGGCGGAGCTGGCGACGAGCTCCACGGCGGCGCTAGTGAAGAGAGCAGCGGTGAGAGTTCTGGTGAAGGACGATCAGAGACAGTACAGAGCCGAGGATCTCCACTCAGGCCCGAACATACTGCCCCTCTACCAGCACTATCAGTACTGCCCCTACATCTACTGCGTCCAGCCCTGGGTTAACCGCGGCTTATACTGA
- the nkx2.3 gene encoding homeobox protein Nkx-2.3: protein MCVRPMMLPSPVTSTPFSVKDILKLEQQAQQLHGQWSLPEQAQQQQAQSQQGLFHGAPCCALGADSAGFSDTEDRMAFLSALSVQDGLVESSLSPPMFPHSALGHAVDPKLEEDLEEQDSKGCVSAGLRAADCDAEVSDSERAQRRRSRRKPRVLFSQAQVFELERRFKQQRYLSAPEREHLASALKLTSTQVKIWFQNRRYKCKRQRQDRTLELAGHAAPAHAPAPPPRRVAVPVLVRDGKPCLSGAQNYNSSYSVGPNPYSYNGYSTYNNTAYTNAYNCTYPSLPALPANTAASPLMSMSLGNLGTHAQPQTAQGTAVTPCQGPLQGIRAW from the exons ATGTGCGTGAGGCCGATGATGCTTCCCAGCCCAGTAACTTCAACCCCGTTTTCTGTCAAGGACATACTGAAGCTGGAGCAACAGGCCCAACAGCTGCACGGACAGTGGTCACTCCCAGAGCAGGCGCAGCAGCAGCAGGCGCAGTCGCAGCAGGGGCTCTTCCACGGAGCACCGTGCTGCGCGCTCGGCGCGGACAGTGCGGGCTTTTCGGACACTGAGGACAGAATGGCGTTCCTCAGCGCGCTTTCTGTGCAGGACGGACTCGTGGAGAGCAGCCTGTCTCCTCCCATGTTCCCCCACTCCGCTCTCGGACACGCAGTGGACCCTAAACTGGAGGAAGATCTCGAGGAGCAGGACAGCA aaggCTGCGTCTCGGCGGGGTTGCGGGCTGCGGATTGCGACGCTGAAGTGTCGGACTCGGAGCGCGCGCAGAGACGGCGCAGCAGGCGCAAGCCGCGCGTGCTCTTCTCTCAGGCGCAGGTCTTCGAGCTCGAGCGCCGCTTCAAGCAACAACGCTACCTTTCTGCGCCGGAGCGCGAGCACCTGGCCAGCGCGCTCAAGCTGACCTCCACGCAGGTCAAGATCTGGTTCCAGAACCGGCGCTACAAGTGCAAGCGGCAGAGGCAGGACAGGACGCTCGAGCTGGCGGGGCATGCGGCGCCTGCGCATGCGCCTGCCCCTCCGCCGCGGCGCGTGGCTGTACCGGTGCTCGTGCGCGATGGCAAGCCCTGTTTGTCCGGGGCGCAGAATTACAACTCGAGCTACAGCGTGGGGCCCAACCCGTACTCTTACAACGGTTACTCCACTTACAACAACACCGCGTACACTAACGCCTATAACTGTACATACCCGAGCCTGCCCGCGCTCCCAGCAAACACTGCGGCCAGTCCGCTGATGAGCATGAGCCTCGGTAACCTGGGGACACACGCCCAACCCCAAACAGCGCAGGGGACAGCGGTGACACCCTGCCAAGGACCTCTGCAGGGCATACGCGCTTGGTAG